A section of the Thermotoga caldifontis AZM44c09 genome encodes:
- a CDS encoding helical backbone metal receptor — protein MKIYCEPLMRKVELSNRIERIVSLVSGFTETIFEMGHGSRVVGVSKYCARYVRNLNAEVVGDYLNVDLSKLRSLEPDLILLTTGVQMKLALDLVREGFPVFVLPLPRSINGVWENVVLLGGLLNDVEAARRLVMEWQKVFLEGCETHRDKPSAYVELWFGRHLRTVGAMSFVNDVVEYAGLKNIFSSVNEAFFIPPLDEVSSQRPRFVIFFHEPEYPVDPRELIASRGWNWDMKLIESTVEAGKNLIHDGPSMMRTVRWLREQIWR, from the coding sequence GTGAAAATCTACTGTGAACCTCTCATGCGAAAGGTTGAACTTTCAAACAGAATCGAGAGGATCGTGAGCCTGGTTTCAGGATTCACCGAAACCATCTTCGAGATGGGCCATGGCAGCCGTGTGGTGGGCGTGTCGAAGTACTGTGCACGGTACGTGAGGAACCTCAACGCCGAAGTGGTTGGAGATTATCTGAACGTCGATCTTTCGAAACTGAGATCGCTCGAACCGGACCTGATACTCTTAACGACGGGTGTTCAAATGAAGCTTGCGCTCGATCTGGTACGGGAAGGCTTTCCCGTCTTCGTCCTGCCTTTGCCGAGGAGCATCAACGGTGTTTGGGAGAACGTGGTACTGCTGGGCGGTCTTTTGAACGACGTAGAAGCTGCGCGCAGGCTCGTCATGGAATGGCAGAAGGTGTTCCTGGAAGGTTGCGAAACCCATCGGGATAAACCTTCCGCCTATGTGGAGCTGTGGTTCGGAAGGCATCTGAGAACTGTGGGTGCTATGAGCTTTGTGAACGACGTCGTCGAATACGCAGGACTGAAAAACATCTTTTCGAGCGTCAACGAAGCGTTCTTCATACCACCCCTGGACGAAGTGAGTTCACAAAGACCGAGGTTCGTCATCTTCTTCCACGAACCGGAGTACCCCGTCGATCCACGAGAGCTCATCGCATCGAGAGGTTGGAACTGGGATATGAAACTGATAGAATCCACGGTGGAGGCCGGAAAAAACCTGATACACGACGGACCATCGATGATGCGCACGGTGAGATGGCTGAGGGAACAAATCTGGAGGTGA
- a CDS encoding VIT1/CCC1 transporter family protein, whose product MEPSGDKTVLLRMQKAEMTEYIVYSKLARMDEKNSEVLSRIAKDELAHYKKLKSFTQTDVTPSWWKVIFYLFLVKLLGITFTLKLMEQNEEEAQKKYSDIGQTELLSDEEEHEKLLLKLIDEERIEYIGSMVLGLNDALVELTGALAGLTLAIQNAKIVALSGIITGLAAALSMSASDYLSRKSEGGNKKPLRSALYTGIAYLITVLFLVFPYIVLNRPIVSLCWTIANAVLVIFVFTFFVSVVREENFKKNFLEMLSISMGVAAVSFFIGLLARKFFNIEV is encoded by the coding sequence TTGGAACCGAGTGGCGATAAAACCGTCCTGCTGAGAATGCAGAAGGCGGAGATGACGGAATACATAGTCTATTCAAAACTTGCCAGAATGGACGAGAAGAACTCCGAGGTTCTCTCGAGGATCGCGAAAGACGAGCTGGCGCACTACAAGAAGCTGAAAAGCTTCACGCAGACCGACGTGACACCGAGCTGGTGGAAGGTGATCTTCTATCTCTTCCTCGTGAAGCTTTTAGGTATAACCTTCACCTTGAAGCTGATGGAGCAGAACGAAGAGGAGGCGCAGAAAAAGTACAGCGACATCGGGCAAACGGAACTGCTGAGCGACGAAGAGGAGCACGAAAAATTGTTGCTCAAGCTTATAGACGAAGAGAGGATCGAGTACATAGGCTCGATGGTCTTAGGGTTGAACGATGCGCTCGTGGAACTAACGGGCGCGCTCGCAGGTTTAACGTTAGCGATACAGAACGCGAAGATAGTGGCGCTGTCCGGTATCATCACGGGACTCGCCGCCGCACTCTCCATGTCCGCGTCGGATTATCTGTCGCGGAAGTCTGAAGGTGGAAACAAGAAACCCTTGAGGTCCGCCCTCTACACCGGCATCGCGTACCTGATCACGGTACTGTTTCTGGTCTTTCCGTACATCGTTCTGAACCGTCCCATCGTGTCGCTCTGCTGGACCATAGCGAACGCAGTTCTTGTGATATTCGTTTTCACCTTCTTCGTGTCCGTGGTCAGGGAGGAAAACTTCAAGAAGAACTTTTTGGAGATGCTCTCGATCAGCATGGGCGTCGCGGCCGTTTCGTTCTTCATAGGGCTGCTGGCACGAAAGTTTTTCAACATAGAGGTATAG
- a CDS encoding ferritin family protein, with protein MPEFVNPFSGKVPDRKLTLSELVRAIRLNIAAEHEAVHQYMAIADATDHPLARKVLIDIANEERVHIGEFTKLLDILTKDEAKFMEEGFKEVEQLMAEGDDEEPTVGSLKEGD; from the coding sequence ATGCCTGAATTCGTCAATCCTTTCAGTGGAAAGGTTCCGGACAGGAAGCTCACGCTGTCAGAACTCGTCCGCGCCATAAGGTTGAACATCGCCGCCGAGCACGAAGCGGTCCATCAGTACATGGCGATCGCCGATGCGACGGATCATCCGCTGGCCAGAAAGGTTCTCATCGACATAGCCAACGAAGAGAGGGTGCACATCGGTGAGTTCACGAAGCTTCTGGACATACTCACGAAAGATGAGGCGAAGTTCATGGAAGAAGGGTTCAAAGAGGTCGAACAACTGATGGCCGAAGGGGACGACGAGGAGCCAACCGTTGGTTCGCTGAAAGAAGGTGATTGA
- a CDS encoding family 1 encapsulin nanocompartment shell protein yields MANRYLMQEEAPISEELWKLLNESMLELAKANLTGRKILNLVGPLGVGVKQVSLADEKLENGVFVSKSLPLYYVHRTFELSVRDIAAFEREKVAIDLSDFTRAVLECVQFEEKLIFHGIADQKGLLSLAGVEVNLSDWKKVGQAVEDVITAITKLDEAGFHGPYLLALSPDRYNKLFRRYENGNQTEMEHLLTMVKKIYKAPILQNSGVLICDSPLYASLILGQDLSIGFIGPKDHALEFYVSESLTLLVKEPNSICALRG; encoded by the coding sequence GTGGCGAACAGGTATTTGATGCAGGAAGAAGCACCGATAAGTGAGGAACTGTGGAAGCTGTTGAACGAATCCATGCTGGAACTGGCGAAGGCGAACCTCACCGGAAGGAAGATTTTGAACCTCGTTGGACCGCTCGGTGTCGGTGTCAAGCAGGTTTCTCTGGCGGACGAAAAGCTTGAGAACGGTGTGTTCGTCTCGAAGAGTCTGCCACTTTACTACGTGCACAGAACGTTCGAGCTCTCCGTGAGGGACATCGCCGCGTTCGAAAGAGAGAAGGTCGCGATCGATCTTTCGGATTTCACCAGGGCGGTTTTGGAATGCGTTCAATTCGAAGAGAAGTTGATCTTCCACGGTATAGCTGACCAGAAAGGACTCTTGAGCCTGGCGGGTGTGGAAGTGAACCTGAGCGACTGGAAAAAGGTTGGTCAGGCGGTGGAAGACGTGATCACGGCGATCACGAAACTGGATGAAGCGGGCTTTCACGGTCCTTATCTGCTCGCGTTGTCTCCGGACAGGTACAACAAACTGTTCAGAAGGTACGAAAATGGCAACCAGACGGAGATGGAACATCTGCTCACGATGGTCAAAAAGATCTACAAGGCACCGATTCTGCAGAATTCTGGAGTACTGATCTGCGATTCTCCGCTCTACGCTTCCCTCATCCTCGGTCAGGATCTGTCGATAGGTTTCATCGGTCCGAAGGACCACGCTTTAGAGTTCTACGTCTCTGAGAGCTTGACGTTGCTTGTGAAAGAACCCAATTCGATATGCGCGCTGAGGGGCTGA
- a CDS encoding polysaccharide pyruvyl transferase family protein: MTTATLFGYYGYDNLGDELLCEESIRILKEAGFERIYLLLRKEKLKSFSRPGVIPIDRFNPAKVLGAILRSKVVVCGGGGILQDETSLKSLIYYCSIIYAASILNKPVLLLANSLGPLKHGISRCLVSNILRRKNVFFIARDRVSYRYARLVGAKNVSLGTDLAIGAMEYLQSQEKQRKISLCLKKEFDLDLIIESAKLYGFEPVLVPLSPQDEPACLKLAKKYSLPISHQLVKDLLSSSLVVSQRLHGCLLAALTGSPFISLNSSKSKRFLERYFPKYEGFCMKEDPAQIVLAMVRLKDIRLEAKKMVEDFTKMRQEAIDLLRTVSSRKKERG; encoded by the coding sequence TTGACGACAGCCACGTTGTTCGGTTACTACGGTTACGACAACCTCGGAGACGAACTGCTCTGCGAGGAGAGCATCAGAATCCTCAAAGAGGCAGGTTTTGAAAGGATCTACCTTCTGCTGAGAAAAGAAAAGCTGAAAAGTTTCTCTCGACCAGGCGTGATTCCCATCGACAGGTTCAATCCCGCAAAAGTTCTTGGAGCGATCCTGAGAAGCAAAGTGGTCGTGTGCGGTGGAGGAGGAATCCTCCAGGACGAAACGAGCTTGAAGAGCTTGATTTATTACTGCTCCATAATCTACGCCGCTTCGATCCTGAACAAACCTGTACTGCTCTTGGCGAACAGCCTGGGGCCTTTGAAGCACGGGATCTCCAGATGCCTCGTGAGTAACATCCTGCGCAGAAAGAACGTTTTTTTCATCGCCCGCGACAGGGTGAGTTACAGGTACGCCAGACTCGTCGGTGCGAAGAACGTTTCCCTCGGAACAGACCTCGCGATTGGGGCTATGGAGTATTTGCAATCTCAGGAGAAACAGAGAAAAATCAGCCTGTGCCTGAAGAAAGAATTCGACCTCGATCTGATAATAGAATCGGCGAAGCTCTACGGCTTCGAACCCGTCCTCGTTCCACTGAGCCCGCAGGACGAGCCCGCGTGTCTGAAACTGGCGAAAAAATACAGTTTACCGATCTCTCACCAGCTCGTGAAGGACCTTCTCTCTTCCTCGCTCGTCGTATCGCAACGTCTGCACGGTTGTCTTTTGGCGGCTCTGACCGGCTCACCCTTCATTTCTCTGAACAGCTCGAAGAGCAAGAGATTCCTTGAAAGATACTTCCCCAAGTACGAGGGTTTCTGCATGAAAGAAGACCCAGCGCAGATCGTACTCGCCATGGTGAGACTGAAAGACATCAGGCTCGAAGCGAAGAAGATGGTCGAAGATTTCACGAAGATGCGTCAGGAAGCGATCGACCTTCTGAGAACCGTTTCGAGTAGAAAAAAGGAGAGGGGCTGA